From Bacillus pumilus, one genomic window encodes:
- a CDS encoding AAA family ATPase produces MKPITLTIKGLHSFREEQTIDFSSLCDAGVFGIFGPTGSGKSSILDAMTLALYGKVERALNNTHGILNQAEEKLSVSFTFALQKEHHISYKVERAFKRADEMKVRTTLCRLIEIGDTQTVLADKASEVNRKVEELLGLTIDDFTRAVVLPQGKFAEFLSLKGADRRQMLQRLFNLEKYGDQLVKRLRAKAQNQYGQKNELLAELNGLGEAGPEALAKAKEAAEQAKAIFHEKKQARDEAFTAFTKAQAIWQYQKEQEAYETEQNKLNLLAPSMEEKKAKLNIAEQAEALKPYADALTKAEKQLSQASKEKQEAEKQLLHQRTIYDQMTQEYEQARQKKIETEPELLQKKEQLIHLKEIERKKETALQEKTGIEQQKNEKTQQFIQKKKEADNLQSLLERALTKQTQLKHELEQLQVSVKERKSVQDALRLSENVERINRSIQKEKQKMEEVKKRATQTSEAYEKLQKQQNDHHEKIDQSFQAIEHLYFYVCEFERALTEWSKKEQHQKLEKLKQRDVVRAAELRKELAAELVDGEPCPVCGSIHHDPKALEYNDHEETVAQVDEVIQRMDKELKQAEEYARDMYAAKQLLETNANQLVKQFAFLSQKAPGAEVAAAVETVQNPQSLQDLMQEWKGIKQDIQEVERKRARLMDETHNQAAEMSKMKEQMTFEQQRIEELEVLIKELQSELSVQTTQFEQAFPHFTLNQVQELQKQIDEKDQQAEGYKERIEKSISFLEEKQLAKEQLQTAIYNVEKELDKLAHQLESQHQLIHQYETDLGRYPLKAASISDELIEVEHSLALLNEKEQQSYKQLQHAQQLFSEAQSHFSSSERQLQEANRRKQEAEAAWEKETEFSPFHMPQEIESASMEQAVRQSVKQEIEEFEDKRKECAANLKRISELLKEESLDEKQWTDIQHRKDAAEKALEEATAMSGSAHEHLRVVEENHQRFASIHERLEALQQEIDRLDKLQTVFKGNTFVEFLAEEQLESVSRDASARLGMLTRQRYAIEVDSEGGFVMRDDANGGVRRPVSSLSGGETFLTSLALALALSAQIQLRGEFPLQFFFLDEGFGTLDQDLLDTVITALEKLQSHNLAVGVISHVEELKMRLPKKLIVHPADPSGKGTTVSMELM; encoded by the coding sequence TCGGTGATACGCAGACCGTTCTCGCAGATAAAGCGAGTGAGGTCAATCGTAAAGTAGAAGAATTACTCGGATTAACCATTGATGATTTTACACGAGCGGTTGTCTTACCTCAAGGGAAATTTGCAGAATTTCTCTCCCTAAAAGGGGCAGACAGACGTCAAATGCTTCAGCGGTTGTTTAACTTGGAAAAGTATGGGGACCAGCTCGTCAAGCGTTTGCGTGCAAAAGCTCAGAATCAATATGGGCAAAAAAATGAACTGCTGGCTGAACTGAATGGTTTAGGGGAAGCTGGCCCAGAGGCGCTGGCAAAAGCAAAGGAAGCAGCAGAGCAGGCAAAAGCCATTTTTCATGAGAAAAAACAAGCGCGGGACGAAGCGTTCACTGCTTTTACAAAGGCGCAAGCGATCTGGCAGTATCAAAAGGAACAAGAAGCTTATGAGACTGAACAAAACAAACTGAATCTACTGGCACCATCAATGGAAGAGAAAAAGGCCAAGCTCAATATCGCAGAGCAGGCAGAGGCGCTAAAGCCCTATGCGGATGCATTAACAAAGGCTGAAAAACAGCTTTCTCAAGCATCAAAGGAGAAGCAGGAAGCAGAAAAGCAGCTGCTGCATCAACGAACGATCTATGATCAAATGACGCAGGAGTATGAGCAAGCCCGGCAAAAGAAAATAGAGACTGAGCCAGAACTTCTCCAAAAGAAAGAGCAGCTGATTCATCTAAAGGAAATTGAACGAAAAAAAGAGACAGCTCTTCAGGAAAAGACAGGAATAGAACAGCAAAAAAATGAAAAAACGCAGCAATTCATACAAAAGAAAAAAGAAGCGGACAATCTTCAATCTCTATTAGAGCGTGCACTGACGAAACAAACACAGCTGAAGCATGAGCTGGAGCAGTTACAAGTCTCAGTAAAAGAACGGAAAAGTGTACAGGATGCTTTACGTTTAAGTGAAAATGTTGAAAGAATAAACCGCAGCATTCAAAAAGAAAAGCAAAAGATGGAGGAGGTCAAAAAGCGAGCCACACAGACTTCAGAAGCATATGAAAAGCTTCAAAAACAGCAAAACGACCATCATGAAAAAATAGACCAATCGTTTCAAGCAATTGAACACCTCTATTTTTATGTATGTGAATTCGAACGAGCTCTAACAGAATGGAGTAAAAAAGAACAACATCAGAAGCTCGAAAAATTAAAACAGCGTGATGTTGTAAGGGCGGCTGAATTAAGAAAAGAATTAGCGGCAGAGCTAGTAGATGGTGAACCATGTCCGGTTTGTGGATCAATTCATCATGATCCAAAGGCTTTGGAATACAATGACCATGAAGAAACCGTGGCACAAGTCGATGAAGTCATTCAACGGATGGACAAAGAGCTCAAGCAGGCAGAGGAGTATGCGAGAGACATGTATGCCGCAAAGCAGCTCCTCGAAACGAATGCCAATCAATTAGTGAAACAATTTGCTTTCTTATCTCAGAAAGCCCCGGGAGCGGAAGTAGCTGCAGCAGTAGAAACCGTACAAAATCCGCAGTCTTTGCAGGATCTGATGCAAGAATGGAAAGGCATAAAGCAGGATATTCAAGAAGTTGAACGTAAACGAGCTCGTTTAATGGATGAAACGCATAATCAAGCAGCAGAGATGAGCAAGATGAAAGAGCAAATGACTTTTGAACAGCAACGCATCGAAGAATTAGAGGTGCTGATCAAAGAGCTTCAATCTGAGCTTTCAGTGCAAACGACTCAATTTGAACAGGCCTTCCCTCATTTTACATTGAATCAAGTACAAGAGCTGCAAAAGCAAATCGATGAAAAGGACCAACAAGCGGAAGGCTATAAAGAACGTATTGAGAAAAGCATTTCGTTTTTGGAAGAAAAACAGCTAGCAAAAGAGCAGCTGCAGACAGCGATATACAATGTCGAGAAAGAACTTGATAAACTAGCGCATCAGCTAGAAAGTCAGCATCAGCTTATCCATCAATATGAAACAGATTTAGGCCGATATCCATTAAAAGCTGCCTCTATTTCTGATGAACTTATTGAGGTTGAACATTCTCTTGCTCTTCTTAATGAAAAAGAACAGCAATCGTACAAGCAATTGCAGCACGCGCAGCAGTTGTTTAGTGAGGCGCAAAGCCATTTTTCAAGCAGTGAGCGTCAGCTTCAAGAGGCGAACCGGCGAAAACAAGAAGCAGAAGCAGCATGGGAAAAAGAAACAGAATTCTCTCCTTTTCATATGCCGCAGGAAATTGAGTCTGCTTCAATGGAACAGGCAGTACGTCAATCGGTCAAACAGGAAATTGAGGAATTTGAGGATAAAAGAAAGGAATGTGCCGCAAACTTAAAGCGAATTTCTGAATTACTGAAAGAAGAGTCACTGGATGAAAAGCAGTGGACTGACATTCAGCACAGAAAAGATGCAGCTGAAAAAGCATTGGAAGAAGCGACAGCAATGAGTGGGTCCGCACATGAACACCTGCGTGTGGTTGAAGAAAATCATCAGCGCTTTGCAAGTATTCACGAACGCTTGGAAGCACTGCAGCAAGAAATTGATCGCCTCGATAAACTGCAAACCGTTTTTAAAGGGAATACGTTTGTTGAATTTTTAGCAGAAGAACAGCTGGAAAGTGTCAGTCGTGATGCATCCGCCCGCTTGGGTATGTTGACGAGACAAAGATATGCGATTGAGGTCGACTCAGAAGGCGGCTTTGTTATGCGTGATGATGCAAATGGTGGTGTCAGGCGTCCTGTGTCCAGCTTGTCCGGCGGGGAAACCTTCCTGACATCGCTGGCGCTTGCCCTTGCTCTTTCTGCACAAATTCAGCTGAGAGGTGAATTCCCGCTGCAATTCTTTTTCCTTGATGAAGGATTCGGTACGCTCGATCAAGACTTGCTTGATACGGTCATTACCGCATTAGAGAAACTGCAGTCTCACAATTTAGCAGTTGGTGTGATTAGCCACGTGGAAGAATTGAAAATGAGACTGCCGAAAAAACTGATTGTCCATCCAGCAGATCCAAGCGGGAAAGGGACAACGGTCTCAATGGAATTAATGTAA
- a CDS encoding spore germination protein — translation MPAIVGPIYINSISGGVVNVGDSFYLSPKSSSKSALGSGAGNTGDFLILNNGISATNYVDPDLNDQNMVGNA, via the coding sequence ATGCCAGCAATTGTCGGACCCATTTACATTAACTCTATTTCTGGAGGCGTCGTAAACGTCGGTGACTCATTCTACCTGTCGCCTAAAAGTTCGTCAAAATCTGCTTTAGGCTCTGGAGCGGGAAATACCGGAGATTTCTTGATATTAAATAATGGCATTAGCGCCACCAACTATGTGGATCCTGACTTAAATGATCAGAATATGGTAGGCAATGCATAA
- a CDS encoding spore germination protein GerPE: MIKRTSQVSFTKVNSVGISSVVQIGDTQELCPKVKVLAVQRTISLFYGNEAENLNAKEFEVYYEPIPLMLPERSVRTAFYHEKPVIKVSSIHVEGVSSSSVFQIGSTCGVNGVARVKHIRELFSNDESPPNSQMDLPAHMMVI; this comes from the coding sequence GAAGGTGAATTCTGTGGGGATTTCAAGTGTTGTTCAAATCGGTGATACTCAGGAGCTATGCCCGAAGGTTAAGGTGTTAGCTGTTCAACGAACCATTAGTTTGTTTTATGGCAATGAAGCAGAAAACTTAAATGCTAAAGAATTTGAAGTGTATTATGAGCCTATTCCATTGATGCTGCCGGAACGATCCGTCAGAACAGCATTTTACCATGAAAAGCCTGTGATTAAAGTGTCTTCAATACATGTAGAAGGGGTGTCTTCCTCCTCTGTGTTTCAAATTGGCTCTACGTGTGGAGTGAATGGCGTTGCAAGAGTGAAGCATATTCGAGAGTTATTTAGCAACGACGAAAGTCCGCCAAACTCACAAATGGACCTACCTGCGCATATGATGGTGATATGA